AAACGCACCGGCTACCTCACCGGAACCCTAACCGTCTTCTCCGTCGCCTTCTTCACCTACCACTGCATGATGCTCCTCGTTTACACCCGTCGCAGACTCGAATCCATCAACGGTTTCTCCAAAATCAACTCCTTCGGTGACCTAGGCTTTGTTGTCGCTGGTCCTCTTGGTCGATCGTCTGTTGACATCATGATTGTCTTGTCTCAGGCTGGCTTTTGTGTTAGTTATCTCATTTTTGTGTCCACTACGTTGGTCAACATCTTCAATTTGAATCCAATAActccaaaccctaaccctagcTCTACTATTTTAGGGTTATCAGCAAAAAGCTTTTACATTTGGGCGTGTTTTCCGTTTCAATTAGGGTTAAATTCAATTCCAAcattgacacatttagcccctttGAGTATATTTGCTGATGTGGTGGATATTGGGGCTATGGGGATTGTTATGGTGGAGGATGTGATGATATATTTGAATGCTAGACCGGTTTTACAAGCCTTCGGTGGGTTTTCGGTGTTTTTTTATGGGATTGGTGTGGCGGTTTACGCCTTTGAAGGGATCGGGATGGTTTTGCCCTTGGAATCGGAGACGGAGGACAAGAATAAGTTTGGGAGAGTGTTGGGGATAACTATTGGGTTCATTGCTGTGATGTTTGCTTGTTTTGGGGTACTCGGGTACTTTGCGTTTGGCGATGAGACGAAAGATATTATTACTACTAATTTAGGTGCAGGGTGGTTGAGTAGTGTGGTTCAGTTGGGGCTTTGTTtgaatctgtttttcacttttcCGTTGATGATGAACCCGGTTTATGAGGTTTTCGAGCGGATGTTTTGTGAAGGGAGGTATAGTTTGTGGGTGAGGTGGGGTTTGGTTTTGGTGGTGAGTTTGGTGGCTCTTTTCGTGCCGAATTTTGCGGATTTCTTGTCTTTGGTGGGGAGTAGTGTTTGCATTGTGTTAGGGTTTGTGTTGCCTGCTTTGTTTCACTTGATGGTGCATAAAGATGAAGTGGGTGTGCTTGGGTGGGTTAAAGATGGAGCCTTTATTGTTTTTGGTGTGATTTTGGCTGTAACTGGTACATGGACTTCTTTGCAAGAGATTCTTGCACCTAAAGCTTAGAACTTGAAAGGACCAAGTGGTCATTTCACCTGTCGGCGAAATGATGAGATCTTTATCTTGGTTTTGGTTGCGAATTTTGAATGAAAGCGCAAGCTTAGATTGCGGTGTTGTATGTATGCGGGTTATTAAGGGATAAGTCGGTTGAATCTTGGATCATCACTGTGAATCTTTTGAGCCATGTGCCATGTTAAGGAGATGATTATGGTTACATGAAGGTAATAGTAGTTTGTATTTGTTGTTGTGTTATTCAGTTATGTACAATAGTGTGTTTCTTGAATTTCCTTTTTATGGAAAGTCTTGTTTCTTGTATTAATTGGAAGTGTTTGAACAAAatctatatatacacacacttttTTTATTGAACGGCAAATGATGACGTGTAAACTTATCCTGTTCGGGCTATGTCAAATGTTGACTCCTCGACCGCCATGAGACCGTGCCCCCTGATGCGCGGGAACCGGATGGAATCAGTAAACCCTCACCCCTGTTAGCTTCAAACCCAAGATTAAAGCCCCGATCTGTTCCTTAACCCATACATTGTCCCTTGAAATTGCCCAAGTGGGAATCGAACCTGCGTCTCCACTAGAAAGGACAGATCTACCCCTCACGTGGGAGGCACATGGGGAATTTAACGGTTAAAATTAACACCGTTTACCATAAAGGACTTGCAATGCAACGAAAATAAAGTTAAAGGATTTGCAGTGCAACTTTTAAACGTTAAGGACGTGCATTGTACTTTTAGTTAAACCTAAAGGACGTGCGCTGTCATTTTGTcttttaaaaacaaaattaaatatttatattaatataataataaagaaaTATTGCACTAAAAGAATGTCCATCAAAATAATATATCAAAAGTCAGATACTATATAACTTTTAACTAGTATTACGACCCGCCGcgatgcggcggggattctttagttataactaagtcgatttaggacccgcacgttatgttgaacttgtcaaacgggaaaaaatagacgatgtaaaaatgttcacccacacacgcacgttgcgtcgtgttaactcggaaaatttagaacgaaacgtaaaaacgttaaaccagagacgcacgttgcgatgtgttaagtcacaaaatttagaacgaagcataaagcgtaaaatttgcggaaaatgaaaacaataaaggaacaaagttgaaagtaaaaaagttgtgagaaTATATCGCAAAAGATAAAaggttttgggttaaaagtaaaacaaatagtttttggttaaaaataatttatgaaatacttttgagtgaaaagtaaaaaaaaaatcaattttttttttaaaaaccgccaaagccaaggttacaacaaccatatgcataaccattttttctttgaaaaacccccaatGCCAATATTACAACATTTCGCGATATATGAAAAGTAAGAGACCAaagttgcaaaagatgaaaagctttgggttaaaagtaaaaaatatcaaagtggttaaatcgcaaatgatggaaacttttgagttagaagtgaaaaatcaaattaatcaaaggggttaaattgtataagatggaaacttttgaattagaaatgaaaaatcaaactaattaaaggggttaaattaccaaagatttaaactttaaagttaaattgtcaaagattgaaactttagggttaaaaatgaaaatttcaatttttttttggaaaactccCAAAGCTAAAAGTACAACAACCTTATGCATAGTTATGTTGCTAATTTATAGGTTTTTAATAGCTTTAAAATACGTACCTTTCTTTCCATATAATTACCCTATATATTAAATTTAGAAACAAACGAATTAATAGTAAAAAGTAGAAATGAATTAATAGTAATATCACTGAGTGATGAATAAATGGTATCGGGTACTGGTATCGGTATCAAATTTATTAAATtgggtgtattttcggtaccggtattcaCCGGTTTACCCTCAATACCGAAGTCGTACCaataccgaccggtaccgaactgTACCGTAACCGGTATATTCGGTACATGTACCCACTTTTAGGGATTTCGGTAaaggtattttcggtaccagtaggaatgaatagtaacatcacttatatattaaaaatagaaatGAATTAATAGTAACATTACTAAGTGATGAGTAAATGGTATCGGGTACTGAAACAAATGAACAGTAACTTCATTGTATATTAAAAATAGAAATGAATTAACTAATATCACTGAGTGATGAATAAATGGTATCGGGTACTGGTATCGGTATCAAATTTATTAAActgggtgtattttcggtaccagtattcACCGGTTTACCCTCAATACCGAagtcgtaccagtaccgaccggtaccgtaCCGTAACCGGTATATTCGGTACATGTACCCACTTTTAGGGATTTCGATAAAGGTATTTTCGGTACCTGTAggaatgaatagtaacatcacttatatattaaaaatagaaatGAATTAATAGTAACATCACTAAGTGATGAGTAAATGGTATCGGGTACTGGTACCgatatcaaatttaccaaactgagtgtattttcggtaccggttcggtaccggtattcaccggtttaccctcaaataccggtgtcgtaccagtaccgaccggtaccaaaccgtaccgtaaccggtatattcggtacctgtacccacttttggggatttcggtaacggtattttcggtaccggttggtaccgagctcatcaaatcctgtagcaacgtagcaatgcaagtaattgcaccgtttagattactttttatacacacagtaagtaaaatgtatttcgtttgaatgaatttttatatacacaacttattttgctttcttttttgtctttataTGTAATTAATGAATCGTAGCACGCAAAATTTACttttggatatttagattattgatgagcaaatcgtatcaaatcctgtaatcaaaccggtatcgtattggttccaaatttactataccaaatcattttcgtaccaatttggtacccaccttttggcgttttcagaatcgttactttcggttcgacaccggtctagcaccgtacctttatttattgatttttaccttcaaatagcATACCGTATTGTAACGAGTATTTTTGGtgtcggtacctaatttcgaGATTTTccagatcggtactttcggtgtcTTTAccagtaccgagctcatccatattttaacgtgttaacGCCGTAATAGCTGAaatgaaaacaaccgaatttccaacatgTAGGatgtgtgggtcctattattatatattatgttatttaaaatcgtttttttaggACGGAGTCCTTACCACGTCAgctttatttatgttttgatattcggtatcttcTTGCCGTTGCTGTTGCTGACACGCGTTTTGTAGTCATTatgtccccgccgcaacgcgcgaacGGGAAAGCAACTAGTTTACAAAAAAAACAAACGACTAATACATCATGAGTTGTCACTATGCAATTTATTTTTAGATTTTAACCTTCCAATTTGGCTCAGATGCATATATCATACACAATGGATAACACTATGTATTGCTAAGTGAATACATATTTGACTGGAACTTACAAAAATATACCAaatgtatttattaaaatttcaaAACGTAACGTACGTAGTCTTAATGGTAGACCATTACGATAACCGaataagtaaaataaataaataaataaatagaactCTATACTTGTCTTATGAGTTATGACAAATAAAAACATATCCAAGTGTCATAGTCATATGACAAATATGGTAAAGTTATGCTGCTCATAGTGTATTGCCTTGCACCATTTTAACACTTACAAATCCAAAACCAAGTTTACAAAGTACTTTAAAAACTCATATTCCCTCAAACATATAATTTAACTAAGCATAAGGTTAGTTGAGACAtgagtaggggtgcaaacgagccgagctactcgcgagctacttGAGCTTGGCTCGAAAAAAaactcgaacgagccgagcttaaacgagctcgagctcgagcccgagcctaaaaaagaagctcgtttagtaaacgagcccgagcccgagcttcgcttatcgagctcgagccggctcgcgagcctaaacgagctttctgttaatatattttttattaatatattaaacatatatttatataataataattaccatttatataaatataaaaaataacttaattatatgtataataataattataattaatataaattaattaataaatactaaacgagtcgagcctgagcctgagccgagctcgagcttgaaaattTACcttcaagccgagctcgagctttagaaatagagctcgaatcgagccgagctcgagctcgagctcgagctttcatatgttaaacgagctcgagcttgagcctgatcgagctcgggctcggctcggctcgtttgcacccctagacATGAGTCTTGAGATGCATAAATAACATGATCACACAATAAAGTGAACCTTTCTTTAATTGAAGATTACTAAAAGTGTGTGCAAAATGCTATAGTTTTTGAACCTTTGGTTTTGATACTTTCGGTTTCCTGGCGtcagaggctgtggacctacttagtggagttcaaagggtcatacatagtaatgttatgatcccgagatctatggacgtagtttttaaaagacttggTTTTGCTATTtaaaaaaggggtagcggcgcaacttgttggCCATTTGCCATCTATCTTGATGTAAATTCATAACACAATTAATTAAAGAATTAAAGTTATCAATAGTACAAAAGTTTATCTATTTTCCCCTCGATTAATTAAGAAGTTTtcttaggctagagggtatggtgatggtcctcctttggaggatgatccgccacgtaggcgccacatcatagtcctcccaaggatggtcaatctcacaaaactagagggtatgggaggatgaTCCAACccaccacttttatattttttatttttttaagggtcctaatattaacacatggcaaaaacttatttacacatggtgtatacgggccgtatacagttatacggcccgtatataataaaataaaactaacaaagtctgtgccttcagactttgtcagtttttttcattccatacgggccatataactgtatacggcccgtatacaccatgtgtaaagaatttggctggtcgtatacaatggatacgaacaacgtatacgggccgtataactgtatacggcccgtatgaaaagaaacttagattttacccaaagtatttaatggatttaaggtgtcaatcacacgagacattttacagtcgttaggtggtcaaatttttctaaaagtagaaaaaaataaaactttaacaagtaacaaagattgaaaaacaaaaaaacgtgtcgtatgactgtaataaaaaggaagggtgaggcatttgatgagagttgtaaggagaagcgttttaatcacttgttttcaacggggatgtaatgcaatgattctgctagtggtcgggcttccaatgcttacacagggtgataaacaacgctgatatgaacCCAAAGCAACTGCTTTGtcttgagtcgtcgggaaaacttttcctcaggggagggtgagtagtattagtctgagttgtcacaccccgatttccacgtgtctcaccggtgggcccggtgggggattatcgtgacgtagttggcaacattatagtcaaaccacacaatatatgaatgcacagcggaagcacaACGATAattataattcaaccattgattgtaatatcgaatgtatcacaaatagtcgaatggtatccacaggggatcaaaataataaaaagtattgttcaacagtcaaggcatcaaaagcttgcgagactctttaagatgctaaggagctatagccaaccgattacgtttagtacctgcatttaatctttttgggaaaaatacgtcagtttacactggtaaatacattcaaccgacacttttgtaaaatgtttattaaaattgatttgaatgcacaaggcacaaactcttttataacttgggataatttataattaaatcttgtaaagaattacatgttactatgcgttcggtcgcccgagtcgtgtcgggttaaagtttaatagacacaccacatagtgtAAAACCGtagcgggtaaccaacggctacacttctatagttatggacataatgccgggtgtacgcctacaccgggatgtcaaggtcgtggccattcataaatgctgccaaggatatccgggacatggtcattaagcccccaaaggcgttaagccaacaaaacaagtttttaaacgggtcacattgataatacccaactactaatgagttggggtcaattgcccgaccaagcggtattttagataccgtaccctaagcccgtataacggaaaataagttaaagtatttacctttgcaagtataatccttaattgaataaatcacagatagcttttactggtctcctattctggaacgaaggtttaaaataacctattagaatcctaacgggtcttttatatttgccgtagcttagaccggtcggtttcaaaggatagttacggtttatcgcgtgaaaggcgaaaaccgtgaatggagtgtgattttgacccaacaagtttgaagacttgttttatatgggtataataatcatactcaggattttggggttaaaacaatatggtttgacccgaatcggctaatttatgtaaactagttacataagtcgaaccgtgcgcgcaaaaggcgcaacgggtaaccgtaagggtcctacactgttttcctaagtcaacatgctttaaagaggttgtggtatcagtaggataccttccgtaatgcccgtaacgagtttaagttaatattatgccccgtaggggtattttggtctttttaaagattataaaagaggtttctgagttgtacaggaaatctgagtttcccgaacagtttataaagtctaaaatactttatttattatttaaaatcagtggcaactggaatcgggtcaaaagaccttgtagaactcaagttatggccgaaaagggtatattcagtatttaccgaaccgttgccataaccgcaggttatgagcaggttaaaaataattaaaaatctttaaaaaatcccaaaatattattttacaacagtgagcacaaggtttggtgtcgaaatccgggtttagataggcgttatgctaattgcgctatataattactaaagtttcgcaatttgcgctatttagcataactcctattctggacctcggattgacatgaaattttagggacatgcttagaaatcagtaaccaaggttatgatcctttcacatgtctgaaattctcgttttaatttataaagggcgttacggtcaacttttaagcatttaacggaaatgtgtaaaagacttggataaacaacgaaccggtcacagaggtttataccatcatgtaacctggtcctaagagagtcctaaggcatatctaaatcaaactttaacgggtcagaactgtagtcaatgcaaaagtcaaacttttgcgactttcggctccgaaccgggtcaaaacagaaaatggtcggatcaaacaagcttagactagtttataaacttattatcatgttttatgagtgttcaaacaggttacttatcatctacattacagattatgcaagaaatcgcaaaatgacatttctgttgactttttctaagcacgtttgactcgacatttgatctagttagagtgggaatcagagggtgcccttttaggggtttaatgcccacatgattaccatcatataactatcttttattcgacaaaccactggactattcgtgatttatcgcaaagtcaatcgttaattacgacggattgacttttgggctAAAACtattgaaaaatgaaaccacaaagggttaggcaacttacagaagcttagtgcacgacttagaatgatagaggaaagctttggagctccagaagtgagttagaatgcaggtttgaggtgtgattcatTAGTGTGCAATGTAGTGCCTTTTATAGTGCAAAATTAGGcctaagatcattacaacacatcctacaatggagcatggatgatcagcaggtggccctgggtgcttgggggcaagtagagggcgctcatgcttcatttattgcataTTTGATCGTTCATAACTTCAAATCAtgcatctgtccaaagtttctgcatctgggtggttcacgcggcccgcattaagattTCATGCAGCTTGTACGGGGGCCGCATGAATCTTCATGTCAGACGCGTATatgcaggaggctcgcggcccgcgttaacttatgtgtttcactcaggcgggccgcctgaggcctgttttcaaagatttttaaatcttttgtaatgattaaccgaatctttggtaattaataacctaacctttcgggtttgaaggggtaactttgcgatttggccctcggttaattacaattaagggcctcgtgtcTTTTACCCGCACTGTCAGGTCCCCGGTTAATTTAATTACTacccggaaagccttaactttcattgttgacgcttttaacccctctagtACGAATTTgagcataactttctcgttttaaaacggaacttcgcgaaatttatatagtacattctagtgagcgtattttactgttacaagcctcgggtttgtcaaagggtcactcagaggtataattaaacatgttgacacagttaacccctgcagcttgtaaactctcactttcttccgcgtttcgcttccgtacgattcacgatttattcgtttgaaggtacgagcattgTTTAGGGTTATTacacagtatatttaccctttgttgacatttataaccctcgaatttacatactttcaaggtttgtcaactttagtcctttatttaatatctaatgccacgtgtaaactcatgacacgtgttaacacattattgaacacaaaatttcgaggtgttacatcctcacccccttaaaataaatctcgacccgagatttactcaaacaaataagggtatttttctttcatcgtggcttcaacttcccacgtgaattcgggacctctacgggcataccacttgacctttactataggtacatgctttcttcgaagcttctttacatgtcgatcttcaatcgacaaaggcttctccacaaatttcaagctctcatctatatgcacatctgtgtgtgggatcaccaatgattcatcagcgaagcacttctttagattgcagatgtggaacacgttgtgaattccgttgagctcttccggtaagtttaacttataggcaactgacccgacccgttcgataacctcgaaaggtcctatgtatctcgggcttagtttgcctttcttaccgaaacgcatcacccccttccagggtgatacttttagtaacactttttcacctacttcgaagtgaaaatccttacgctttggatccgcgtaactcttctgcctatctcgggcagctttgagacggtctcgaatctggacaatcttgtccgtcgtttcgaaaactatctctggtccagacaattggacatctccaacttccgcccaacaaacaggcgatcgacactttctaccgtataatgcctcgaaaggtgcagccttaatgctggtatggtagctattgttgtaggagaattcgattagtggtaggttcttatcccaactacctcccaaatcgatagcacatgcacgcagcatgtcttccaacgtttgaatagtacgctcactctgaccgtctgtctgaggatggtaagccgtactaaaattcagacgtgtgcccaaagattgctggaaacttttccagaaatgggacgtgtatctagtatcccgatcagagataatagacacaggtatgccatgcaaggctacaatcttatcaacatataactgggctaacgtgtcggagctataagtctccttgatgggtaagaaatgcgctgatttagtcagcctatcaacgataacccatattgtgtcatttcctttcctcgtcttgggtaacttggtaataaaatccatagttacacattcccacttccattcaggaagttcaggctgttgtagcaagccagatggcttttgatgctcagccttgacttgcgcataagttaagcatttggctacataagcggctacacactttttcaagcctatccaccaataatttgcctttagatcctgatacattttatctgctccaggatgaacagaatatttggaactatgggcctcctggaggataacatctcgtagtcctccataaataggaacccatattcgcccattcaatcgtAATATTCCGTCTTTGCTacgagttaactgctcctcagttacccccagcttctctttaggatagttagcttccaacacagcttctctctgtgcagctaacaccctttcaatcaaattattcttcacttcaatgctcttagcattttttcggatgggtttcaccctttccttccaacttaaggcatcagcgaccacattcgctttgccgggatgatacctgatttcacaatcataatcatttaaggtctccatccagcggcgttgcctcatatttagctccttctgattaaacaggtgttgaaggctcttagatctgaatagatcacaaacttgataccacacaggtaatgcctccacagttatAGCGCGAACACAAcgacacccagctccaagtcatgggtggtgtaatttttctcgtgcacctttaactgtctcgaagcataggcaataacttttcctttttgcatgagcacacaccccatgccagtgtgtgatgcgtcgcagtaaactacgaactcctcggtaccttccggtagtgtcaacacaggggcgttgctcagcttttgctttaaaatatcaaaggactcttgctgcttagggccccaaacaaacttttccttcttcttggtcaaggaagttaagggcgcagcaatccttgaaaaattttcaatgaatcgcctgtagtatcctgctaatcccaggaaactacgaatctcagtaggcgtctttggctcttgccaattcataacagcctcaactttagcgggatccacctggataccacgctcgctgacaacgtgtcctagaaattggactgctcgtagccagaattcgcacttagagaatttggcatagagtttctcgtgatgtagcagtttgagaatacagcgaaggtgtttctcatggtcagctcggcttttcgagtatataagaatgtcgtcgatgaaaacgatgacgaatttgtccaagtacggcttgcagacgcgattcatgagatccatgaacgcagccggtgcatttgtgagtccgaaaggcatcactaggaactcgtagtgaccgtagcgagtcctaaatgctgttttatgtacgtcttcatctctgactttcagttgatggtagcctgacctcaagtcaatcttcgaaaaataacttgccccttgtaactgatcgaacaaatcgtcgatcctcggcaagggatatctattctttatcgtgaccttattaagctcgcgatagtcgatgcacaggcgcatcgatccttccttcttcttcacaaacaggacaggggctccccagggagacgaactaggtttgatgaaacctttagctagtagttcatccagctgggtccttagctccttcatttcggttggcgCTAGCCTGTatggtgctctagcaataggtgttgctccagggatgatatcaatcctgaattccacttgtctatctggtggcaacccaggtagatcttcagggaaaacttctggatactccgaaatgacgggaatgtcttctatcttcggtttaggttcttcaataatcacctgtgccatgtagatgacacaacccttctttagacattttgaagccttgagcatagtcacttgctcaggcaatccgtactgggtatctccccgaatggtaagcgattcaccagacggtgtctttatcaccacttgctttctgttgcagacgatttgagcctggttgtgagataaccagtccatacccaatactaggtcaaaaccggccaatttaaagggaagtagagatagaggaaaagagtggttcttaatggatatcacacatccatctaacacagtggagacggtttctatggttccatctgctagctctacctcatagttcacatttaaggttttgacaggcatattcagcaatttacaaaatttatgatctacgaaagacttatcagtgcccgaatcaaaaagtactcttgcaaagatatcatttacgagaaaagtacatgtgattacgttgtcatccagcactgcttctttcgcctccatccggaagactctagcattgttcttcttggcctcttcaggattcttggcatacttagggtagttgcttttaatgtgccccttctcgctgcagttatagcaggtagcatcttttatcttcttgcagtccacggtcttgtggtctttggacttgcacaacccgcaagcatacgacctcgactgagtctgcgagtttgaatcgagcctacactttccaaagtgatgtctcttgcagttcttgcacttgggcttctcaccagactgttgcccatccttccttgactccgaccctctcttgttatcaccgttcccacggtgcttcttgcccgacctccgtgaagtatcatcttcacgctttctcttttcagcctccttgttcctcagCGCTCTTTGACG
Above is a window of Helianthus annuus cultivar XRQ/B chromosome 14, HanXRQr2.0-SUNRISE, whole genome shotgun sequence DNA encoding:
- the LOC110909129 gene encoding amino acid transporter AVT3C — encoded protein: MGFKETTTNNNSEATSSTHTLNLPRETTPLIKQSHQQSSQFKTFANVFIAIVGAGVLGLPYTFKRTGYLTGTLTVFSVAFFTYHCMMLLVYTRRRLESINGFSKINSFGDLGFVVAGPLGRSSVDIMIVLSQAGFCVSYLIFVSTTLVNIFNLNPITPNPNPSSTILGLSAKSFYIWACFPFQLGLNSIPTLTHLAPLSIFADVVDIGAMGIVMVEDVMIYLNARPVLQAFGGFSVFFYGIGVAVYAFEGIGMVLPLESETEDKNKFGRVLGITIGFIAVMFACFGVLGYFAFGDETKDIITTNLGAGWLSSVVQLGLCLNLFFTFPLMMNPVYEVFERMFCEGRYSLWVRWGLVLVVSLVALFVPNFADFLSLVGSSVCIVLGFVLPALFHLMVHKDEVGVLGWVKDGAFIVFGVILAVTGTWTSLQEILAPKA